The DNA window TACGTCCAGACGGAGCAACTCGTCGGCGATCTTGCCCGCCGTCGGCTGACTCAGCCCAAGCGACTTGGCCAGGTCAGCCCGTGAGGCCTGGCCGATTCGCTGCAAGCGTCCCAGCAGGGCCCGCTTGTTGATACGACCCATCTTGGCAGGAATGAGTACCATGGCAGTTAATTAATTAACGCAATTATTGGCTTGCCGCGTCGCCATGATAACCACGAAACCCACGAAATACACCAAAAATCCTTGATGTTTTTTGCGAATCTCATGGTTGCGCCTTCGGAGCAATCCCCCCTGCCCCGGAGCGCCGCACCTTCCACGATGAAAATGACCCCATGGGTCCTGCTTCCAATACCCTCTTGGGGAGGGTGGTCGGATGTTTGAGGCCGATATTTCCGGAGCGAGGCGGCTAGTCCGGAGGCGCGGGGGGCGGATGGTGGCCGGTGCCGGGGCGCCGCATCAGGAGCACAAGAGGAGTGAGCAGGACGAAGATGAGGCCGAGCAACCTGAAGGCATCGTTGAACGACAGGATGCCGGCCTGCTGTTGGGTCATGCCGAACAGTGCCGCATAGGTGCGCTTCGTAGCCGTGACTGCGTCCGCCCCCTGCCCCAGAAACATCGTCTTCATCCTCTGGACCATGATCTGGGAGTCCATATCATAGGGATTGATCCGAGCACCGAGAACATTGGTGTGAACCTGCTGTTGGCGCGTAAGTATGGTCCCGATGACGGCGATCCCTGTGCTTCCGCCGATGTTGCGCATCAGGTTGAACAGGCTCGTAGCATTCCCCATTTTCTCCTTGGGAATCCGGTCCATCGTGACCGTCGCCAGCGGCACGAAAAGCAAGCCAAGCCCTATCCCTTGGACCAGCTGCGGCCAGAAAATATTCCAGTAACCGGCCTCGAGGCTGATCCGGGCAAACCAGAAGAGAGAGAAGCCCCCGACCATGTATCCCACCATCAGCAGCTTGCGCGGATCGATCCTTGCCATCATGATCCCCACCAGCGGCATGGCAAGCAGTGAGCCTACTCCGCGCGGCGCCATGGCAATCCCGGCCTCGAGCGGCGGATACCCCATGAGCGTCTGCAGTAGGATGGGAAGCAGGACCAGGCTTCCATACAAAACGAACCCCATCAGTGTCATCAGCACCACGCCCGTGCTGTAGGTACGCTCCCTGAAAACGTGCAGATCGATCACCGGATTGCGCACGCGCAGCTCGCGGATGACGAGCAGCGGCAGGACCATGACCGCCGTTACCAGCAGCGCCGTGATCCAGTTCGACGAAAACCAGTCCTCCTGCTGCCCCTTGTCCAAGCCGATCTGCAATGCCCCGATCCCCACCGCCAGCAGCCCGATCCCCCAATAATCGATACGCGCCGTGCCGCGCCGGATGTAGCGGGGATCGAAAATGAAGGATGAAGTCATGAACAGGGAGAGCGCACCGAAGGGGATGTTGATGTAAAAAATCCATCGCCACGAATAGGTGTCGGTCAGCCACCCGCCGAGGACCGGACCGAGAATCGGTGCGACCACGATCCCGACGCCAAAGAAGGCCATGGCCTTGCCGCGTTCGCGCGGCGCAAACGCCTCCAACATGATCGCCTGGGAGATCGGCTGCATGACGCCGCCGGTCATGCCCTGAACAATGCGGCACACGATCAGCATCGGCAGATTCACCGCCAGGCCACAGAGAAACGAAGCCGTCGTGAAGCCGACCACGGAAATCATCAGGAGCCGCTTGCGCCCGAAGTGGTTTGCCAGCCAGCCGGTGAGCGGCAGAATGACGGCATTGGCCGCCAGGTAGGACGTCAGGGCCCAGGTCGACTCTTCAATGCTGGCCGAAAGGCTGCCGGCAATGTGGGGCAGCGACACGTTGACGACGGTGGTATCCAACACCACCATGAAGGTGCCCATCATGACCGACAGGGACACCAGCCATGGATTGACATAGGGGGGCGCGACCTCAGGGATGCGATCCATGGCGCTACTTCATGAAAACGGTGGGGACGACCGACATGCCGGGCCGCAGCAGGTGCTCCGGGTCCTGCCCCTTGTCAAAGAGGATTTTTACCGGGATGCGCTGAACCACCTTCACATAGTTACCGGTGGCGTTCTCCGGTGGCAGGAGGCTGAAGCGCGCGCCGGTAGCGGCTGCGATGCTTTCCACGCGGCCCCAGAATTTTCTGCCGTAGGCATCAACCGTGATGCTGACCCGCTGGCCGGCACGCATGCTGTGCAACTGCGTTTCCTTGAAATTGGCGGTCACCCAGATGTCTTCGAGCGGCACCAGGGCCAGCAGTGGTTGCCCGGGCTGCACAATCTGCCCGGGCTCGACATTCTTTTTGCTGACCACGCCGCTCACCGGGCTCCTGATTGTCGTGTATTGCAGATTGAGGCGGGCTTGCTCAACCGCAGCCTCGGCGAGCTTCACCTTGGCCTCGGCTGCCGCTGCACGTGCCCTGGTAACTGCCACCTGATCCGGCCCCGTTTCTGCCGAGTGCACATCTGCGTGAGCCTGCTCGACCAACCGGTCTGCCTGCGCCAGACGGCTGTCAGCCACAGCCACCGCATGCTCAGCCTCCGAGATTGCCGAGCGGGCGGCGTCTTCGCCGGCCCGGGCACCCTCTTCCAGAGCGATAGCGGCATCATATTGCTGGCGCGAGATCTCGTCCTTCACGATCAGTTTCTTCATGCGATCGAGATCCTGTGTCAGCCGCACACGGTTGGCAGTTGCCTCGCGCAGCCGCGCCTGAGCCGTCGTCAGTCGCGACCGGGCAGCTTCGAGCTCACCTGCGGCAGCCGTGGCACCGGCGCGCATCCGTTCCAGGCTGGCCGCAGCGCTCGAGACCTGGCTCTCCGTGGTTGTGGAGACGATCGGTACTCCCGAGCGAGCCGCCTGCAGCGACGCCTGGGCGTCGGCCAGGTTCGCTTCTTCGCGTGCAAGCGCCACCTCGTAGTCTTTTGAATCGATCTGCACCAGGAGTGTCCCGGCCGCTGTGTACTGGTTATCGTCGATCTTCACCTCCAGCACCGTCCCACCCACGCGCGACGCGACCGGCACGATGTGGCCATCGATCTGGGCATCATCGGTCGATTCCCTGTCTGCAAAGTACCGCCAGCCATAGTAGGCCCCGGCCAGCGCGGCCCCCACGATCAACACCAAGGCTATTTTCAAGACGGGGCGGGCAGATCGAGTCCTCGATTCGGCATTGTCACTGAGGGTCATAATCCCTTCTCTATGATTGCTGTCATTTTTGAACGCTCAATATACTACTTACTCCTGGGAGCAAGATCGACAAAAACAGCTGAG is part of the Terriglobia bacterium genome and encodes:
- a CDS encoding DHA2 family efflux MFS transporter permease subunit, with amino-acid sequence MDRIPEVAPPYVNPWLVSLSVMMGTFMVVLDTTVVNVSLPHIAGSLSASIEESTWALTSYLAANAVILPLTGWLANHFGRKRLLMISVVGFTTASFLCGLAVNLPMLIVCRIVQGMTGGVMQPISQAIMLEAFAPRERGKAMAFFGVGIVVAPILGPVLGGWLTDTYSWRWIFYINIPFGALSLFMTSSFIFDPRYIRRGTARIDYWGIGLLAVGIGALQIGLDKGQQEDWFSSNWITALLVTAVMVLPLLVIRELRVRNPVIDLHVFRERTYSTGVVLMTLMGFVLYGSLVLLPILLQTLMGYPPLEAGIAMAPRGVGSLLAMPLVGIMMARIDPRKLLMVGYMVGGFSLFWFARISLEAGYWNIFWPQLVQGIGLGLLFVPLATVTMDRIPKEKMGNATSLFNLMRNIGGSTGIAVIGTILTRQQQVHTNVLGARINPYDMDSQIMVQRMKTMFLGQGADAVTATKRTYAALFGMTQQQAGILSFNDAFRLLGLIFVLLTPLVLLMRRPGTGHHPPPAPPD
- a CDS encoding HlyD family secretion protein, yielding MTLSDNAESRTRSARPVLKIALVLIVGAALAGAYYGWRYFADRESTDDAQIDGHIVPVASRVGGTVLEVKIDDNQYTAAGTLLVQIDSKDYEVALAREEANLADAQASLQAARSGVPIVSTTTESQVSSAAASLERMRAGATAAAGELEAARSRLTTAQARLREATANRVRLTQDLDRMKKLIVKDEISRQQYDAAIALEEGARAGEDAARSAISEAEHAVAVADSRLAQADRLVEQAHADVHSAETGPDQVAVTRARAAAAEAKVKLAEAAVEQARLNLQYTTIRSPVSGVVSKKNVEPGQIVQPGQPLLALVPLEDIWVTANFKETQLHSMRAGQRVSITVDAYGRKFWGRVESIAAATGARFSLLPPENATGNYVKVVQRIPVKILFDKGQDPEHLLRPGMSVVPTVFMK